The following proteins are encoded in a genomic region of Comamonas resistens:
- a CDS encoding heme ABC transporter ATP-binding protein yields the protein MSAASHIECRNLGVGVAKGPRLATVDVQIRAGRFTAILGPNGAGKSTLMSMLVGERLPQCGQVLLDGLELARHASQALAMRRAVMPQDCSVAFDFTAQEVVELGRYPHRHQPGAGHEQIPAQAMALTGVDHLAQRSINTLSGGERARTHLARALAQIWSDGGMPADGAARWLLLDEPTAALDLAHQHHAMRLLRQWAGEQGVGVVAVIHDLNLALRYADDVLVLGGNAGVHHGAVLDVLQPALVRQVWGMQCDPVRSSDGALQYIFVADSAMAA from the coding sequence ATGAGCGCAGCCTCACACATCGAATGCCGCAATCTGGGGGTGGGCGTGGCCAAGGGGCCGCGTCTGGCCACGGTGGATGTGCAGATACGGGCCGGACGCTTTACCGCCATCCTCGGCCCCAACGGCGCGGGCAAATCCACGCTGATGTCCATGCTGGTGGGTGAGCGCCTGCCGCAGTGCGGCCAGGTCTTGCTTGATGGCTTGGAACTGGCTCGCCATGCGTCGCAGGCACTGGCCATGCGGCGTGCCGTCATGCCCCAGGATTGCAGCGTGGCCTTTGACTTCACGGCGCAGGAAGTGGTGGAGCTTGGGCGCTATCCGCATCGCCATCAGCCCGGTGCTGGGCATGAGCAGATTCCGGCGCAAGCCATGGCGCTGACCGGGGTCGATCATCTGGCGCAGCGCAGCATCAACACGCTGTCAGGTGGCGAGCGGGCGCGCACGCATCTGGCCAGGGCACTGGCACAGATCTGGTCAGATGGTGGCATGCCCGCCGACGGAGCGGCGCGCTGGCTGCTGCTGGACGAGCCCACCGCTGCTCTCGACCTGGCCCATCAGCACCATGCGATGCGCTTGCTGCGGCAATGGGCGGGTGAGCAGGGCGTGGGCGTGGTGGCCGTGATTCACGACCTGAACCTGGCCCTGCGCTATGCCGATGATGTGCTGGTACTGGGCGGTAATGCCGGAGTGCATCACGGTGCGGTGCTCGACGTGCTGCAGCCCGCACTGGTTCGACAGGTCTGGGGCATGCAGTGTGATCCGGTGCGCAGCAGCGATGGCGCGTTGCAATATATTTTTGTAGCGGATAGCGCCATGGCTGCTTGA
- a CDS encoding DUF2798 domain-containing protein, producing MTPSFNRPKLHKRFTPFVFAFYMAGIMAFLMSCTIVAANSGFGGNYLQRVLSAYALAMPVAFCCVVMVRPLVLKLVAVTVHS from the coding sequence ATGACCCCTTCTTTCAATCGACCCAAGCTGCACAAGCGGTTCACGCCCTTTGTCTTTGCCTTCTATATGGCCGGCATCATGGCTTTTCTGATGAGTTGCACCATCGTGGCCGCGAACAGCGGCTTCGGCGGCAACTATCTGCAACGTGTGCTCAGCGCCTACGCTCTGGCCATGCCCGTGGCTTTTTGCTGCGTGGTGATGGTTCGCCCTCTGGTGCTCAAGCTCGTTGCAGTCACGGTTCATAGCTGA
- a CDS encoding LysR family transcriptional regulator encodes MPNLRAIETFVKALEGGSIASAARQLGISPAAASQNIARLERELGTRLITRTTRSMALTEAGERYLARVAPVLEELEKAQSDLSLIHGELQGRLRIACMAAFGRHMLAPLLPAFAAQHPRLELELLITDRHVDVLKEDIDISVRYRDVLEPGMSVRQLASVPRILCASPQYLQQHGSPQTAQELLEHACLLYRRERDGRIMRWPFLRDGQRTDPQQKIAAIGSDIDALVEFAVAGGGIVWAGSFIVHEQLRQRRLLPLTLKPARKGQLQFEDAPLDFFACFKDRKYVPAKVRALVDYLLQELPKQQRLS; translated from the coding sequence ATGCCGAATCTGCGTGCCATAGAAACCTTTGTCAAAGCCCTGGAGGGCGGCTCCATCGCCTCGGCCGCGCGCCAGCTGGGCATATCGCCGGCAGCGGCCAGCCAGAACATTGCGCGGCTGGAGCGTGAGCTGGGCACGCGCCTGATCACCCGCACCACCCGCTCCATGGCACTGACCGAAGCGGGCGAGCGTTATCTGGCCCGCGTGGCGCCGGTGCTGGAGGAGCTGGAAAAGGCACAGTCCGATCTGTCGCTGATCCATGGCGAGCTGCAAGGCCGCTTGCGCATTGCCTGCATGGCTGCGTTTGGCCGCCATATGTTGGCGCCGCTGTTGCCAGCCTTTGCCGCGCAGCATCCGCGTCTGGAGCTTGAGCTGCTGATCACCGATCGCCATGTGGATGTGCTCAAGGAAGATATAGACATCAGTGTGCGTTACCGCGATGTGCTGGAGCCCGGCATGTCGGTGCGGCAACTGGCCTCGGTGCCGCGTATTCTCTGCGCCTCACCCCAATATCTGCAGCAGCATGGCAGCCCGCAGACGGCGCAGGAGTTGCTCGAACATGCCTGCCTGCTGTACCGGCGTGAGCGCGACGGCCGCATCATGCGCTGGCCTTTTCTGCGCGATGGCCAGCGCACCGATCCGCAGCAGAAGATTGCAGCCATCGGCAGCGATATCGATGCACTGGTGGAGTTCGCCGTGGCCGGCGGCGGCATTGTCTGGGCGGGCAGCTTCATCGTGCATGAGCAGCTGCGCCAGAGGCGGCTGCTGCCGCTGACGCTCAAGCCTGCCCGCAAGGGGCAGTTGCAGTTCGAAGACGCCCCGCTGGATTTTTTCGCCTGCTTCAAGGACCGTAAATATGTGCCGGCCAAGGTCAGGGCCTTGGTGGACTATCTGTTGCAGGAGCTGCCGAAGCAGCAGAGGCTGAGCTGA
- the ppsR gene encoding posphoenolpyruvate synthetase regulatory kinase/phosphorylase PpsR yields MHTHTIFVISDGTGITAETFGTAIMAQFDTKPRLVRIPFVDSMDKVHQAIRQINHVASVESKKPIVFTTLVNQEYLELIESTCKGKVFDMFGTFVRPLEVELGQKSLHRVGRFADISESKEYLERMEAINYTLAHDDGQTNTDLTGADVILVGVSRSGKTPTSLYLAMQFGLKVANYPLIPEDFERKQLPPALVPYRQKLFGLTIDPMRLSSIRNERRPDSKYASLQNCRYEVAEAEAMMRRSGIEWLSSTTKSIEEIATTILQEVLPQHLGH; encoded by the coding sequence ATGCATACCCATACGATATTTGTCATTTCTGACGGCACCGGCATCACTGCGGAGACCTTTGGGACGGCCATCATGGCCCAGTTCGACACCAAGCCCCGTCTGGTGCGCATTCCTTTTGTGGACTCCATGGACAAGGTCCATCAGGCCATCCGCCAGATCAACCACGTGGCTTCGGTCGAGAGCAAGAAGCCCATTGTCTTCACCACCCTGGTCAATCAGGAATATCTGGAACTGATCGAGTCGACCTGCAAGGGAAAGGTCTTTGACATGTTCGGCACCTTTGTACGCCCGCTGGAGGTGGAACTGGGCCAGAAGTCGTTGCACCGTGTGGGCCGCTTTGCCGATATCAGCGAGAGCAAGGAATATCTGGAACGCATGGAGGCCATCAACTACACGCTGGCCCATGACGACGGCCAGACCAATACCGATCTGACGGGCGCCGACGTCATCCTGGTGGGCGTGAGCCGCTCGGGCAAGACGCCCACCAGCCTGTACCTGGCCATGCAGTTCGGCCTCAAGGTGGCCAACTATCCGCTGATTCCCGAAGACTTCGAACGCAAGCAGCTGCCGCCGGCACTGGTGCCTTATCGCCAGAAACTGTTTGGCCTGACGATTGACCCGATGCGCCTGTCCTCCATCCGCAACGAACGCCGCCCCGACTCCAAGTACGCAAGTCTGCAGAACTGCCGCTATGAAGTAGCCGAGGCCGAGGCCATGATGCGCCGCAGCGGCATCGAGTGGTTGTCCAGCACCACCAAGTCGATCGAGGAAATCGCCACCACCATCCTGCAGGAAGTGCTGCCCCAGCATCTGGGGCATTGA
- the ppsA gene encoding phosphoenolpyruvate synthase, whose amino-acid sequence MSQLFEATALVVPFEKLRMSDVESVGGKNASLGEMISQLPQGVRVPTGFATTAHAFREFLAFEGLADKISAKLAALDVDDVRALAAVGAEIRAMVENQPFPADLEKAIRDEFARLQGGNSEASFAVRSSATAEDLPDASFAGQQETFLNVVGIEDVLHKMKEVFASLYNDRAISYRVHKGFEHDVVALSAGVQRMVRSDLGAAGVMFTIDTESGFEEVVFITSSYGLGETVVQGAVNPDEFYVHKPMLKAGNKALIRRNLGSKLIQMIFATPEEKAADGKLVKTVDVAHELRNRYSLTDEEVQQLAHYALVIEQHYGRPMDIEWGKDGTDGQLYILQARPETVKSQSKGQAELRYKLKGTGNVLAEGRAIGQKIGTGPVRLVSDISQMDQVQAGDVLVTDMTDPNWEPVMKKASAIVTNRGGRTCHAAIIARELGIPAVVGCGNATDLLKADTLVTVSCAEGDTGKIYDGLIETEVTEVKRGEMPSIPTKIMMNVGNPQLAFDFAQLPNEGVGLARLEFIINNNIGVHPKAILDYPAVAPDLKKAVESVARGHASPRAFYVDKVAEGVATIAAAFWPKPVIVRMSDFKSNEYRKLIGGSRYEPEEENPMLGFRGAARYISSEFGEAFKMECEALRRVREEMGLTNIKIMIPFVRTLGQAKRVTELLAENGLKRGENGLQLIMMCEVPSNAILADEFLEYFDGFSVGSNDLTQLTLGLDRDSGLELLAADFDERDPAVKKMLSRAIKACRDQDKYVGICGQGPSDHPDFAKWLADEGISSISLNPDSVVATWQKLAE is encoded by the coding sequence ATGTCTCAACTGTTCGAGGCGACCGCATTGGTCGTTCCGTTTGAAAAACTGAGAATGTCCGATGTCGAGTCCGTAGGCGGCAAGAACGCCTCGCTCGGCGAAATGATCTCGCAACTGCCCCAGGGCGTGCGCGTGCCTACCGGCTTTGCCACCACGGCCCATGCGTTCCGCGAATTCCTAGCCTTTGAAGGCTTGGCCGACAAGATCTCTGCCAAGCTGGCCGCTCTGGACGTGGACGATGTCCGCGCCCTGGCCGCTGTGGGCGCGGAAATCCGTGCCATGGTGGAAAACCAGCCTTTCCCTGCCGATCTGGAAAAGGCCATCCGCGACGAATTCGCTCGCCTGCAGGGCGGCAATAGCGAAGCCTCTTTTGCCGTGCGCTCCTCCGCAACTGCGGAAGATCTGCCCGACGCATCGTTTGCCGGCCAGCAGGAAACCTTCCTGAACGTGGTGGGCATCGAGGACGTGCTGCACAAGATGAAGGAGGTGTTCGCCTCGCTGTACAACGACCGCGCCATCTCCTACCGTGTGCACAAGGGCTTCGAGCACGATGTGGTGGCATTGTCCGCCGGCGTGCAGCGCATGGTGCGCTCCGACCTGGGCGCCGCCGGCGTGATGTTCACCATCGACACCGAATCCGGTTTCGAAGAAGTGGTCTTCATCACCTCCAGCTACGGCCTGGGCGAGACCGTGGTGCAGGGCGCCGTGAACCCTGACGAGTTCTATGTGCACAAGCCCATGCTCAAGGCTGGCAACAAGGCACTGATCCGCCGCAATCTGGGCTCCAAGCTGATCCAGATGATCTTCGCTACTCCCGAAGAGAAGGCTGCCGATGGCAAGCTGGTCAAGACCGTGGACGTGGCCCATGAGCTGCGCAACCGTTACTCGCTGACCGACGAGGAAGTGCAGCAGCTGGCGCATTACGCACTGGTGATCGAGCAGCACTATGGCCGTCCCATGGACATCGAGTGGGGCAAGGACGGTACCGACGGCCAGCTCTACATCCTGCAGGCTCGCCCCGAAACCGTGAAGAGCCAGTCCAAGGGTCAGGCCGAGCTGCGTTACAAGCTCAAGGGCACAGGCAATGTGCTGGCCGAAGGCCGTGCCATTGGCCAGAAGATCGGTACCGGCCCCGTGCGTCTGGTGTCCGACATTTCGCAGATGGATCAGGTGCAAGCCGGTGATGTGCTTGTGACCGACATGACCGACCCCAACTGGGAGCCCGTCATGAAGAAGGCTTCTGCCATCGTGACCAACCGTGGTGGCCGTACCTGCCACGCGGCCATCATTGCGCGTGAACTGGGCATTCCTGCGGTCGTGGGCTGTGGCAACGCCACCGATCTGCTCAAGGCCGACACCCTGGTGACCGTGTCCTGCGCCGAAGGCGATACCGGCAAGATCTATGACGGTCTGATCGAGACCGAGGTGACCGAGGTCAAGCGCGGCGAGATGCCCTCGATCCCGACCAAGATCATGATGAATGTGGGCAACCCCCAGCTGGCTTTTGACTTTGCCCAGTTGCCCAACGAAGGCGTGGGTCTGGCGCGTCTCGAGTTCATCATCAACAACAATATCGGCGTACACCCTAAGGCCATCTTGGACTACCCCGCTGTGGCTCCCGACCTGAAGAAGGCTGTGGAATCCGTGGCCCGTGGCCATGCATCGCCCCGTGCCTTCTACGTGGACAAGGTGGCGGAAGGCGTGGCAACGATTGCTGCTGCCTTCTGGCCCAAGCCCGTCATCGTGCGCATGTCGGACTTCAAGTCCAACGAATACCGCAAGCTGATCGGCGGCAGCCGCTACGAGCCCGAGGAAGAGAACCCCATGCTGGGCTTCCGTGGTGCGGCGCGCTACATCTCGTCCGAGTTCGGCGAAGCCTTCAAGATGGAATGCGAAGCCCTGCGCCGCGTGCGTGAGGAAATGGGCCTGACCAACATCAAGATCATGATTCCGTTCGTGCGTACGCTGGGCCAGGCCAAGCGCGTGACCGAGCTGCTGGCTGAAAACGGCTTGAAGCGCGGCGAGAACGGCCTGCAGCTGATCATGATGTGCGAAGTGCCCTCCAACGCCATCCTGGCCGATGAGTTCCTCGAGTACTTCGACGGCTTCTCCGTGGGCTCCAACGACCTGACCCAGCTGACCCTGGGCCTGGACCGCGATTCCGGTCTGGAGCTGCTGGCTGCCGACTTCGACGAGCGCGACCCCGCCGTCAAGAAGATGCTGTCCCGTGCCATCAAGGCCTGCCGTGACCAGGACAAGTACGTCGGCATCTGCGGTCAGGGCCCTTCGGACCACCCCGACTTTGCCAAGTGGTTGGCCGACGAAGGCATCTCGTCCATCTCGCTGAACCCTGACAGCGTGGTTGCCACTTGGCAGAAGCTGGCTGAATAA
- a CDS encoding DUF4212 domain-containing protein yields MQTPQAPMHDDAASDALFDAYGRPREVTFPPDLHDAHHLKLKALLLTVWVVFSFGSSYFARDLQALFPDWPVAYWMAAQGSVLVFLLIIVVYCVAMDYFERKQAKEDARQAASEHLASTTPHV; encoded by the coding sequence ATGCAGACGCCTCAAGCGCCCATGCATGACGATGCTGCGTCGGACGCACTGTTCGACGCTTACGGCAGACCGCGGGAGGTTACCTTCCCGCCGGATCTGCACGACGCGCACCACCTGAAACTCAAAGCCTTGCTGCTGACGGTCTGGGTGGTGTTTTCATTTGGCAGCAGCTACTTTGCACGGGATCTCCAGGCTCTGTTTCCCGATTGGCCCGTTGCCTACTGGATGGCGGCGCAGGGTTCCGTGCTTGTGTTTTTGCTGATCATCGTGGTCTACTGCGTGGCCATGGATTATTTCGAGCGCAAGCAAGCCAAGGAGGATGCCCGCCAAGCGGCATCTGAACACTTAGCCAGCACTACCCCGCATGTCTGA
- a CDS encoding VC_2705 family sodium/solute symporter, producing the protein MSERPLLSRAYHWRLHRILFLYVLGVLGFLGAMFWAEARGLSRHWIGPIFLFCTVMVYAGIGVYSRTSDAEEYFVAGRRIPPFYNGMAAAADWMSAASFISLSGALYLQGFSGAGSQPGGLAYVLGWTGGFCLVGMLIAPYLRAMNLYTVPDFFQARFGGRWPRIIAALAAITCSFTYVVAQIYGVGLSAARLTGVQFEIGIMLGLGGVLLCSFLGGMRAITWTQVAQYVVILLAFMLPVSWLAYKQLGNPLAPVVYTQQLSKIAAMEQQLLASEAEQSVLEAYRTRAQVLQAKLRDVPNVLAAERQALAEHIRELRTSSGNIGAIMAASRELASMPRDEATARERWTRELREAYERAKPLGGIPLQSQPFAGDPHGTPEEQQAYDVSRRNFLALMFCLMVGAAGLPHLLTRYYTVPSVSAARSSVAWSLFFIGLLYLSAPALAVMVKYEVMSNLVGTHFDALPNWMAQWTRVDGSLLAVEDINGDGILQFGEIRMGADLIILATPELGGMPYVVSGLVAAGGLAAALSTADGLLLTISNALVRDLYYQERQRVETFKRRILPEQRVILSKFALLLVALSAAFVAARRSADILPMVSASFSLAASAFVPAMVMGIFWRGTTRRGAVAGMLIGLSVAVYYMVAHVPGLQGVLPQALRTDRLWWDIQPISAGVFGVPAGFVATLLISWWDGRRALRLKKSGLDGC; encoded by the coding sequence ATGTCTGAGCGGCCCTTGCTCAGCCGCGCCTATCACTGGCGCCTGCACCGTATTCTTTTTCTCTATGTTCTGGGGGTGCTGGGCTTTCTGGGCGCTATGTTCTGGGCCGAAGCACGCGGCCTTTCACGCCACTGGATAGGCCCTATCTTTCTGTTTTGCACGGTGATGGTCTATGCGGGCATTGGTGTGTATTCACGTACCAGTGATGCCGAGGAGTACTTCGTCGCCGGGCGCCGCATTCCCCCGTTCTATAACGGCATGGCCGCTGCGGCCGACTGGATGAGTGCTGCCTCGTTCATCAGCCTCTCGGGTGCTCTTTATCTGCAAGGTTTCTCGGGAGCAGGCTCGCAACCGGGCGGGCTGGCTTATGTGCTGGGCTGGACCGGAGGCTTTTGCCTGGTCGGCATGCTGATTGCCCCCTATCTGCGGGCCATGAACCTCTATACCGTGCCGGATTTTTTCCAGGCCCGGTTTGGCGGGCGCTGGCCGCGCATCATTGCGGCGCTGGCCGCCATCACCTGCTCCTTCACCTATGTGGTGGCCCAGATCTATGGCGTGGGCCTGAGTGCCGCGCGGCTCACGGGCGTGCAGTTCGAGATCGGCATCATGCTGGGTCTGGGCGGTGTGCTGCTGTGCTCGTTTCTGGGGGGCATGCGTGCCATCACCTGGACACAGGTGGCGCAGTATGTGGTGATCTTGCTGGCCTTCATGCTGCCGGTCTCCTGGCTGGCCTACAAGCAACTGGGCAATCCCTTGGCACCGGTGGTCTACACCCAGCAGCTGAGCAAGATTGCAGCCATGGAGCAGCAGTTGCTGGCTTCCGAAGCCGAGCAATCTGTGCTGGAAGCCTATCGCACCCGCGCTCAGGTGCTGCAGGCCAAACTGCGCGATGTGCCCAATGTGCTGGCTGCGGAGCGGCAGGCGCTGGCAGAGCATATCCGCGAGCTGCGCACCAGCAGCGGCAATATCGGCGCCATCATGGCCGCCAGCCGCGAACTGGCTTCCATGCCCAGGGACGAAGCGACGGCGCGCGAGCGCTGGACGCGCGAGCTGCGTGAGGCCTATGAAAGAGCCAAGCCTCTGGGGGGGATACCGCTGCAGAGCCAGCCCTTCGCCGGCGATCCGCATGGCACGCCCGAGGAGCAGCAGGCTTATGACGTCAGCCGCCGCAATTTCCTGGCGCTGATGTTCTGCCTGATGGTGGGGGCAGCAGGGCTGCCGCATTTGCTCACGCGCTATTACACGGTGCCCTCGGTCTCGGCCGCGCGCAGTTCGGTGGCCTGGTCGTTGTTCTTCATCGGCCTGCTCTACCTCAGTGCACCGGCCCTGGCGGTGATGGTCAAGTACGAGGTCATGAGCAATCTGGTCGGAACGCACTTTGATGCTCTGCCCAACTGGATGGCGCAATGGACGCGTGTGGATGGATCGTTGCTGGCCGTGGAGGATATCAACGGCGACGGCATCCTGCAGTTTGGCGAGATCCGCATGGGTGCCGACCTGATCATTCTGGCCACGCCGGAGCTGGGAGGAATGCCCTATGTCGTATCCGGTCTGGTGGCTGCGGGCGGCCTGGCTGCGGCCCTGTCCACGGCAGATGGCCTGCTGCTGACCATCAGCAATGCGCTGGTACGCGACCTCTACTACCAGGAGCGCCAGCGTGTGGAGACGTTCAAGCGCCGTATCCTGCCCGAGCAGCGCGTGATTCTGTCCAAGTTTGCGCTGCTGCTGGTGGCGCTCTCGGCGGCTTTTGTGGCCGCGCGCCGCTCGGCGGACATCCTGCCCATGGTCTCGGCCTCGTTTTCGCTGGCGGCATCGGCTTTTGTGCCTGCCATGGTGATGGGCATCTTCTGGCGCGGCACCACGCGGCGTGGAGCCGTTGCCGGCATGCTGATCGGCCTGAGTGTGGCGGTGTACTACATGGTGGCCCATGTGCCCGGGCTGCAGGGCGTGCTGCCGCAGGCTCTGCGAACCGACAGGCTGTGGTGGGACATTCAGCCAATCTCGGCCGGTGTGTTCGGCGTGCCCGCCGGATTCGTCGCAACCTTGCTTATCAGCTGGTGGGATGGGCGTCGTGCATTGCGCTTGAAGAAATCCGGACTGGATGGCTGCTGA
- a CDS encoding FKBP-type peptidyl-prolyl cis-trans isomerase, whose product MAFNTTASGLQYEDTVVGEGAEARAGQNVTVHYTGWLYNNGVQGAKFDSSKDRNDPFVFPLGAGMVIKGWDEGVQGMKVGGQRTLLIPAALGYGARGAGGVIPPNATLKFDVELLAV is encoded by the coding sequence ATGGCTTTCAACACTACTGCCTCTGGCCTGCAATACGAAGACACCGTTGTAGGCGAAGGCGCCGAAGCCCGTGCCGGTCAGAACGTGACCGTGCACTACACCGGCTGGCTCTACAACAATGGCGTGCAAGGCGCCAAATTCGACTCCAGCAAGGACCGCAATGATCCTTTCGTCTTCCCCCTGGGCGCCGGCATGGTCATCAAGGGCTGGGACGAAGGCGTGCAAGGCATGAAGGTCGGCGGCCAGCGCACCCTGCTGATTCCCGCAGCCCTGGGCTATGGCGCACGCGGCGCCGGCGGCGTAATCCCTCCCAATGCCACACTGAAGTTTGATGTGGAATTGCTGGCAGTCTGA
- a CDS encoding winged helix-turn-helix transcriptional regulator, whose translation MSSKENAAINQLFEKLECRYALRVLWALRDGHPQTFRLLQDSVGGITPNTLNTRIKELRECGLLEHGSDGYTVTLAGQDLLKRLSDVQAFANRWVAARAKK comes from the coding sequence ATGAGCTCCAAAGAAAACGCCGCCATCAACCAGCTGTTCGAAAAGCTCGAATGCCGATATGCGCTGCGCGTGCTGTGGGCCCTGCGGGATGGTCATCCACAGACTTTCCGCCTGCTGCAAGACAGCGTGGGCGGCATCACCCCCAACACACTCAACACACGCATCAAAGAGCTGCGCGAGTGTGGCCTGCTTGAGCATGGCAGCGACGGCTACACCGTGACCCTGGCGGGCCAGGACCTGCTCAAGCGCCTGTCGGACGTTCAGGCCTTCGCCAACCGCTGGGTGGCGGCGCGTGCCAAGAAGTAG
- a CDS encoding 2-dehydropantoate 2-reductase — protein sequence MTSSAHSSSKPSLSVAVLGAGSVGCYFGALLARAGHAVTLIGRESHVQAIREHGLRLQTAEQDTHIPVTASTSAQSVAGADVVLFCVKSTDTETAAAQIKPYLAPHTQILSLQNGVDNDERMRSILGCQPVAATVVYVATAMAGPGHVRHFGRGELVIASCPQGPEIARQFSAAGIPTQISDDVRSSLWQKLIINCVYNALSALTQQPYGWLVAQTGTAAVMQDIANECKAVARADGVKLPAQIDEAIAAIARTMPGQLSSTAQDLSRGKPTEIDHLNGYVVRRGQTLGVATPANRLLQLLVQMKQAGAHNTGL from the coding sequence ATGACCTCATCAGCTCACTCCTCCTCCAAGCCTTCGCTGTCTGTTGCCGTCCTGGGGGCGGGCTCGGTGGGCTGCTATTTCGGCGCCTTGCTGGCGCGTGCCGGCCATGCCGTCACTCTGATTGGCCGCGAGTCGCATGTGCAAGCCATTCGCGAGCATGGCCTGCGGCTGCAGACGGCTGAGCAGGACACCCACATCCCCGTGACCGCCAGCACCAGCGCTCAGTCAGTGGCGGGGGCTGATGTCGTGCTGTTCTGTGTCAAGTCCACCGACACGGAAACCGCTGCAGCCCAGATCAAGCCTTATCTGGCACCGCATACCCAGATACTGAGCCTGCAAAACGGCGTGGACAACGACGAACGCATGCGCTCCATCCTGGGCTGCCAACCCGTGGCCGCCACCGTGGTCTATGTGGCCACAGCCATGGCCGGTCCCGGCCATGTGCGCCACTTTGGCCGGGGCGAGCTGGTCATCGCCTCCTGCCCGCAAGGGCCTGAAATTGCACGGCAGTTCAGTGCCGCCGGCATTCCCACCCAGATATCGGATGACGTGCGTTCGTCACTTTGGCAAAAGCTCATCATCAACTGCGTCTACAACGCGCTCTCTGCCCTGACCCAGCAGCCCTATGGCTGGCTGGTGGCGCAAACAGGCACCGCTGCCGTCATGCAGGACATCGCCAACGAGTGCAAGGCCGTCGCCCGGGCCGATGGAGTGAAACTGCCCGCGCAGATTGACGAGGCCATTGCAGCCATCGCCCGCACCATGCCGGGCCAGTTGTCCTCCACCGCGCAAGACCTGTCACGCGGCAAGCCCACGGAAATTGATCATCTCAACGGCTATGTGGTGCGGCGCGGGCAGACACTGGGGGTTGCCACGCCCGCCAACCGCTTGCTGCAGCTGCTGGTGCAGATGAAGCAAGCGGGAGCCCACAACACCGGACTATGA
- a CDS encoding Bug family tripartite tricarboxylate transporter substrate binding protein translates to MTDPIRKITGHALSRRQWLGYSSALLASSSLGMASAQTNPALRLGAQIRIVIPANPGGGWDQTGRALGTALTSSGMVDKVIYENIGGKGGTIGLAEYTQRYGSDPNSLMIGGMVMVGALALNKASADLQKVQALARLTSDYLVVAVPADSPISDPKSLAKAMRENLASVTVAGGSAGGVDHMYAGMLARLSKANAEQLQYKAFPGGNDVVQALLQKQVQVGISGYSEFRDALQSGKLRALGVSSRRTLFGIASMRDQGVDAEMSNWRAVFTGKNLPAARSQQMTAAIEFATNQASWKQSLSSNSWNASWQTGKSLQDFLEIETSTAQLMSYLLKLKT, encoded by the coding sequence ATGACTGACCCTATCCGCAAAATCACCGGCCACGCCCTTTCACGCCGCCAGTGGCTGGGCTACTCCTCGGCCCTGCTTGCGAGCTCCAGCCTGGGCATGGCAAGCGCGCAAACCAACCCGGCACTGCGCCTGGGGGCACAGATACGCATCGTGATTCCGGCCAACCCCGGCGGCGGCTGGGACCAGACGGGGCGGGCGCTCGGTACAGCACTGACCAGCAGCGGCATGGTCGACAAGGTCATCTACGAAAACATAGGCGGCAAGGGTGGCACCATCGGACTGGCCGAATACACCCAGCGCTATGGCAGCGACCCCAACAGCCTGATGATCGGAGGCATGGTCATGGTCGGTGCGCTGGCCTTGAACAAGGCGTCTGCGGATCTGCAGAAAGTGCAAGCCCTGGCACGCCTGACCAGCGACTACCTGGTCGTGGCCGTACCTGCAGACTCCCCCATCAGCGACCCCAAGTCTCTGGCCAAGGCCATGCGCGAAAACCTGGCCTCGGTGACTGTTGCCGGCGGATCTGCGGGCGGTGTGGACCATATGTACGCAGGAATGCTGGCCCGCCTGTCCAAGGCCAATGCCGAGCAATTGCAGTACAAGGCTTTTCCGGGCGGCAACGACGTGGTACAGGCCTTGCTGCAAAAGCAGGTACAGGTAGGTATCTCGGGCTACAGCGAGTTCCGGGATGCCCTGCAAAGTGGCAAGCTGCGCGCGCTTGGCGTCTCCTCCCGGCGAACCCTGTTCGGCATTGCCTCCATGCGTGACCAGGGCGTTGACGCGGAGATGTCCAACTGGCGTGCTGTTTTTACAGGTAAAAACCTGCCTGCAGCGCGCTCCCAGCAAATGACTGCAGCTATTGAATTTGCAACAAACCAGGCCAGCTGGAAGCAAAGCCTGAGCAGCAACAGCTGGAATGCCTCGTGGCAGACAGGAAAATCGCTGCAGGACTTTCTGGAAATCGAAACCTCTACGGCGCAGCTCATGAGCTACCTGCTCAAGCTCAAGACTTGA